The following DNA comes from Rosa rugosa chromosome 5, drRosRugo1.1, whole genome shotgun sequence.
caagaatcaaaaaaaagtttgttgctaaaatcaatggttttaagaaatcaatagcagtctatcaactttttagagagtctgtggacttttcaaaaagtctgtcatttaaaaaaagtttacacaaatccaaatacaatacacctcCCTTAGTTCTTCGGGGTGGGATAAAAAACAAACCTAAGCAATTTCGCATATTTTAAAAATAATCCTAGTACATAAAAAACAAAGTGCATTATACTCTAGagccataaaaaaataaaaagtgaactCACTTAATCCGATTGTTGCAATTTCACTCAAAAACAGTCTTTGGATGTTAAGACCTAATGACCCatgagactttttttttttttttttttgggcttttgaccatttacccaatttgggCCCAacaaatgcccacttactccactaaaagatttgtgtgtctacttacccaatttaaatgtaaaaagacaagtttgccttttaaataattaaaaagtcattggagacttcGCCAGACTCCGCCACCAGCTGTGGGAATCCGatcaccggtcaccggagacttttgttaccccccccccccaataaatttttatatagTTTATTGGGGAGGGGGggtaataaaatgtttattgggtattattgaggggcaataaagtttattgggtattattggaCGGCAATACaaagtttattggggagcaataaaataggacgccggattccggtcaccgatcAGGAGGTTGCCGGAAGTTCAAAAGAGATAgtcggagacttttattacctcggggacaataaaaagtttattaggagcaataaagtttattggagagcaataaaaattttattgagtattattagggggtaataaaaagtttattggggggggggggcaataaaatcagacACCGGATTCGGCTGccggtgaccagattccggcaaTCGGAGTCCCGTGAAGTCTCTCTttctaagtgacaaagggagagagggcaaaattgtcccaaaaattaatttaaaaaataactTAATAGGGTATAACTTATaagggcaaaaaatatgtaatttgttgggtaagtgggcaatcttataagatgtttgggtaaatgagatTAGTGtatctcaaatttgggtaaatgaactttttttttttcctcccatAGCTAACCATTTCCTCCAAGGGCAAAAACTATTGTCGGTAGCTTGAGCCCAAAGTCATAGATTCTCAATTAATGTATTCTATTAGAAATgtctgctcacctaagggacagttttaagggactgtaaGGGACAAATGAATCTGACggttgaaaataaatgcacagttttaagttactataatttctgcttttatatttaatacatgtggttgaaaTGCATTTGtctctcacagtcccttaaaactgtcccttaggtgagtaAATCTGTCCTATTAAAAATAGGATTGATGCCAAAAATGTGTGCTTCACACCAATAGTGATACATTTCTCCAAACCTTCCTCATCGACTGATGCAAGTGGGATCAAAACTTTAGAATCATGTTTAGGTTACTTTTCTTAGACCAATTTACTCCCAAACCCCTACTAAGCATGCCAAGCCGTCATCAAAGATCATATCTAGGTTAATTCTTAGACCAATCTAGAACTCCCGCAACTTCCAAACCCCTGCTCGTCATAATGGTGCTCCAGCCTCGAAACAGCCAGACCGTCACCACACCAAAAAAATCCTCCACCACCAAAATTGCCATAACCACTCGAGTCAAGTTCCAAACCACCAAAGCCACAAAGCAACCGAACTAAGAAAGTAAAATGGACGAATCATTAGGGCCCTATATAATAAATACTTGTAATTTGACTATATCACCCCTATATGTTTTATGAGTtgtatagttttttaatatttcagggtaatttttttcttctgttttggctaacaaaacctcttctcttaataatagtatagatatatcaAATGGATTGGGTTGGGGTGTAGCAAAAAAGAAAGGATTGGGGGTTTGGGCCTTCTTTTCAATGAGCACATCCTACTTCACTATTGGCGGTTCATTCgtgaaataaagaaaaagataagggCCCAGGCCCAGAAGACCGACCGTCTTTGTTGTCCAACAAAAACACGGAGGGAGAAGAAaaccccaatttcaatttcaagatTTTCAGGGAGATACAGAGACCCATAAACAAATCCAACACACTCCGGATCGATTAATCAGAAACACTTCTCTGTTCGGAGAATTCCAACCAAGAAAATATGGTAAGCTCGCTTTGATTGATAATTTCATTAGGTTTTTTTCTTGTTCAAATTctaattttagggttttctgtaGCGAAAGATGACTTCTTTTTGGGGGTTTTGCGTGAATTGAATTTCTCTGAATAATATTTTTATATATTGATGAACAAAAGTTTGATTCTTGATTAACATCGCTTGGAATTATTCCTACTTATAAATAAATAGTTCATCTGTCTAAGATTTTAGGAATTGTTAATTGTAtgtaatttttgtttctgtAAAGAATAATGCATGGAATTGTTGATGTTGATATGATTGGATTTGCTCAATCTGCTAAACTTGTGTTGGTTCGATTTCTGTAGTCTTCACTTGCAGCTGCTAGAGCCGACAACTTCTATTATCCTCCGGAATGGACCCCGAATCAGGTTTTAAACTCGGAACCTTACAATTTCTGCTGCTGTTTTATATTGTGATAGGGTTGGTATACTGATCGGAGCGGTGCTATTGTGTGCAGGGTTCTTTGAACAAGTTTCATGGTCAGCATGCTCTGAGGGAGCGAGCGCGGAAACTGGATCAGGGAATTTTGATCATAAGGTAACGTATCGCGCTTGTTTTTGTTCGGTGGTTGGTGTCCAGATGTGTCTTGTGTCTGTGTTTCGTAATGGAATGTTCTGTTGTGGTCGAGTGACTTACTTGCGTAATTGGTGATGAAGGGAGGCGAGTCCTGTTTTGGTTGTATTCTAACAACTGTTATTCCTACTAAAAACTTGCATAGGGACAATATTTCTGTGGAGGTGTTTTGTGAGGTTAAGGTTTTCTTAAAATAACCATCCTTTTCCATATATGTATATTCGGCTCTCAATATGACAGGAAACTTAGTATTCTGCCCTCGGATTATATCTGGGAGTATGCTTTCATAGGTGACTCTTCTAGGGTATACTCTTTTCTACTTTTTGTAATGTTTACCAAGATTCAAAATACTGTAAAAGATATGGTAGTGCACTTGAAGTATCTACAGTTTTGTGGTTTTGTTTGCAAATTTGGATTGAATGATAATGGGGAATTTATTGACATTTTTCAGAATACATGTAGTTCAACTTTATAGTGGAGAAATATAGAAAAGTTCTGATAATTATCTTCATTTCAGGTTTGAGATGCCTTACAATATATGGTGCGGTGGGTGCAATTCTATGATTGCAAAGGGTGTTCGGTTCAATGCTGAAAAAAAGCAAGTGGGAAACTATTATTCAACAAAGGTATGTTTTTCAACTAATACTGATCCTTCTGAGTTCTCCGTCCATTTTGAACTAATTTGATAGAAATTGCATTTTTGCGGCCCCCTGATTATGAAACTCATGTTTTTAATGATAAGTATCGTCTTTGTGCCTGCAGATATGGAGCTTTTCCATGAAGGCTGCATGCTGCAAACAGGAGATTGTTATTCAGACAGATCCGAAGAATTGTCAGTATGTGATTATTAGCGGGGCTCAACAAAAGACTGAGGATTTTGACATTGAGGATGCAGAAACCTTTGCACTTCCTGCAGAAGAAGGTTGGTTTTACATTTCTGGATTATGATGCCATTTTGAAATAGATTGGCTGACTTATTGGAATTAAAGAGGGAGAAAAGGAATAAACAGTGATTTTGggacaattttttcatcattttAACTAAAATCAGTTCTTTGTCTACAGAAAAAGGTATGCTCGCAGATCCGTTTTACCGTCTTGAACATCAAGAAGAGGATttgcaaaagaagaaagaagctgAGCCAGTGCTCGTCCGCTTGCAGAGAATTTCTGACGACAGGCATTCAGATGATTATGCCCTTAACAAGGCTCTCAGGGCCAAACTTAGAGTATGTCACTGAGACCATATTTatcctttgttttttgttgaaaGATAAAATTGTCAGTCTTTTAGGTTTGTATAACAGGATAGATGACAGTGGAGAGGTAATTAGAATTTTTCACTCAGCACAGTCCGCATTTTTAGGTTTTTGGGAAAGTTATCTATTACTAggatcaaaatacaaaaaacttTGATTTATCTTCATGGATTGTTTTCTGCCTCTTTGTAGAGAATGAACTGAATTAGTGTTGAATTTGGCATTGGATGAAGGGCTTACTTACTCATTATAATCTATGTTTTATTTCAGTCTCAAAAGAAAAGAGTTGCTGAAGAAGAGGCTGCTTCAAGGAGAATGGGCCTCCGTATACGACTGCTTCCAGCGGCAGAAGAGGATACTGCCACTGCATCACGGATGAAATTCTCTTCCAAGTTTGACAGAAATAGGAAGGATAAGCGAGCTTTGATTAATGCTTCTTCAATCTTTCCTGGGTCATCTGGGACTTCTAAGAAAGCCTTGGAACTTGAATCTAAGAGAAGGAAAATAAGTGCTGCAGCAGCATCTAGCTTACTTGCTGGGCGAGTCAAGCCTTCATCGTGGTCTCAGGATTCTGTTTCTTCAAGCAGGCACAATGGCTCTGCAGTCAAAGTGAGACGCTTCTAGCTCTTTAGGGTGCACAAGAGGGAATTGTTTGTTCCATTTGAAGTTGGCTTGTAGAGCTCCAGATATGCCTGATTGCATGAACAATATTCATGTTCCCTTCTCAGTTTAAAAGAGTGTGTGAGTTACCGAGTGTATTCTCTCTGTTGTACATAATCATGTTTAAATAATTGAAATGATGGTGTATTAGATCATCACCAGCTTCGTTTTTATATAGATTGCCACTACCTTTTCGTTAATGCGCTGTGTGCAGCTTCAATTTTGTTAATGAATAATAGTCTTAATGTGATAAAAAGATAAATAGTTAAACAAAATAGACATAAAGTTATAATTATTCTTCTAGTGTATAATTGTCAAATTCATATTTTGGTTGAGAAAAACATCATTAttgttcaaccaaaaaaaaagaagtaattaaCGACTATGGTTAATACAATGGTTGAATATACAAAAAAACCATTATATTTTCTCAGAGATGGAGAAAACCCTTTGGAAATCGCTCAAAGTTCTTTCCGGTTGCCGTCTGATCTAGCATCGGGGGAGGCTCCTCATCATGGGTCGTGGACAACTCAAggtaccaaattcaactttgaCTAGTGGTGGCAGAAGGGCGGATCAATCTCTAATTGTTGGTGCGGACCGGGATCTTGGTCGGCGATCGTTCGGTATCGACGCCAGTATTCAAGTACATGTTTAGACTCTAACCTGTATGACTGTATGTTATCTAATGATATCAAtatctattaaaaaaaatatattgattATGCAAATTGTTACATAACGGGAAAacatcaataaataaataaaaaatctaaTCTATCAtgaaaaaataaagttcaaaattCTTTAGGcactagaatttttttttttcaaagttgaaaaattaagaaaaatgggTTGATATTTTTAGGCTCTGTCAATAGGAATACCATTTTGAAAATCATATCTTACCAACTGTGAGTTCATATCTATAATAATTTGAATAAAAATATGGATTGACATAGTTTGGCATATTTGGATATGTCACGCCGTCACGGGGTCATATTATGAATTTTATGAATTTCACATGTTTGTTGAAATTCACATGTGACATGAACATAGTATTCGTAGAGCATGACTTTTAGAATATGTAACTTATAGAATTTTGAAATAtcaaatgttttttttatttttaaatcaattttcttgcttttcaattttgaaaaatCAAAATTCGCTATAGATTTTGGTATTCCGTCAATTGGCACACATTCTAAAGATTTTGTTTTACCAATGATGAGATTAacataatatgttaattaaaatTTTTGCATTATTTGAAACATTGGGAGGTACATGCAATTGGAACACTTGTGGAATGCAATGACATGTCGAAACATGTTAAACCTTGTTAACGCAATTTTTTCTTGAAACTCTCATGTATCGTAAACTTACCATTCATATAGCATGATTAGAACATGTTTCAATTAACGGAATAACGGAACCTCAAATGCTTTATTTTTTACGATTTTTTTTTCTGACACTAAAAAATTGTAAAAGAAATTACATCATAGTTTGATGGAAGAAGTGTCTAAAATCATTATTTGATGGTGCAATATTTTTGGTGGAAAACAAGAACGTtcaattttgacaaaaaatcATGTGCTATAAGCCTATAGTCCACATGTTTGGCAGTTTGGGTAAAAAATTGTgatgttgaattttttttttttggtatgggATCTCCTTTCCAGGAGGTTTGGACATAAAGCGTAATTGATTTATAGTTTTtaactttatttttttctataaaGAAACTGTTTTGTAATATTACACTAACTAAAATCTAGGTAATATATGTTAAATAGTTAAACCGTTAGGATGACTGAAGTCATGTAACATGCATAGAACTTCAATACATTAAGTGGACTGTAGAAGTTTCGACTATATGAATCTCAATTCTGATTAAATCAGCTACTGTAACCCTTAACACTTCCAAAAGCTCACATGTGTAAGAGATGCAATCATCGTTCAAAGTAGTCCCTACTCCACGTAATTAATTACTCTTTTAACTTAAAATTATGCAGAGTAAATATACTGTGATGCTTTTTTCTGAACTTGAATGTGCCAGAGAGTCTGCAAAAGTAAACCAATCTTTCATAGCCTGTTAGCTTTGTGCATGCATGAGACAGTACAAAGCCCTCCGGCGGAGTCAGAGCACCAGCTCATCTATAAGTAGCAGCGGTTCTGTATCGTCGTAAAAAGAAAAACGACTGTGCTGCTGCTCACATAAAGAAAGGTCTGCTCTGTGTGCCCTTCTCCTCGGGCCTCAAGGAAAAAGCAATTTTGCTATAAACCACCAAATTGACTGAACACAAGAAACATAATCACGATTGGTGCAAGAACAGAACTGACACAATTATATAGCAAGGCTTGGTTTCTGGGTAGGTTCTCACTGTCACAAAGAGTACAGAGATGGAGAAAAACATAGCTAGTCACACTGTATCACATATTCATAACTGTCACTCTGTGTAGTAGTGTGTTGCAGTGTTGCTACTTGCTAGCTGAATCAGATCTTGTGCCCTGTTTGGATTCCCTTTctcctttttaattaattaattaaaacacattGCTAGGCAACTTATGGACAACTATgtccctttttcctttttaatctGCTATGTATTAATTGACAATTATTTTTACAGGGTGTTCTTTAGTGCTCCGGAATACTAAGTTGTCTGAGCTAAGAGTCATTAGATTAGTTCATTATGTAAGGCGTGCACACTGCAAATTATAGCGAGTAATTTAACAGCTCATGGCTCCGGTGTTTTAATTTCCGCTATTTTTACTTGCAACAAAAGCTCATGCAACAGTGATAGACTATTGCTAGCTAAGCAGCTCCTCCAGCTTTAATTAATTGGTAAACATAGATACCTACAGCCTACATCTCATGTAGCTTAGCTAGCTACATATATATGGTTAACTAAACCAAACCTACCACTGCCATAAGATCACGCAACTGATCAAATTTCAGACAAGCAAATCCAACACTGAAAGAGAAAGATATCGATAGCTGAAAATTAATGAAGCACACCTACACAAGAACAGAAAGACTGAGAGAGTACTAGAGGGCagaggctctctctctctctctctcgactttTACAGTGAAGTGTAAACTCCACAAAAGTTGTAGTGCAGCTGCAAAACTTCAGGCAAAATATACACTTCTTCTCATACAAAATTTACTTCTAGTAGTGCAACTGATCAACAGTGAACCAAATCTGTTTCACTATATGTAGCGGCCATTTTAATTAGTTTTATGAGCTGGTGTTGGttggttttggcattttctTTCTGGGatccctttctttctttgggCAACGGGGGAGGCATAGATTGATCGCCGATGCAGTTAATTTGGAGGGACAGGGACATGGACAGAGATATGGATCAATGCAAGCTTCTAGGTCAGTGATTTatctattttttatttgttctttctctttttgggtAGGAAGTGATCTATATCTAGCTAGAACCTTATCAATGATCCTCACTTGATTGCGTTTCTTGATGTTAATCCAtggttcaaaacttcaaataatTAATTCTGCTAGATTAATAAAGTTTTCTCATGCTGTTAGTATTTTCTTTTAGAAATCTTTGGTACGAGCTTGTACGTATTACACCCGCTCTTTAACAGCTTCACCTTTTTCTCTCGTAATATTTTCCGGGATCGGTTAATTCCTGTAAAGTTGTAATTCATAAATTAGAAGTGAAAGTGTACATTATACTTTGGTAACAGTATTTGAACAGTATATTATATAATTAAGGGCAGATAACCAATACTTGTACGGACGTGCTCTGCCGCCTTCCGCCTTACCTGACCTGTGAGTCTGAGACCAGAGTTGTCAATGAGTATTGTAGCTAGTTGTTTTTTGGCTATGAAAAACAGTTTACTACCTCTGCATTAATCTCGACATTTGCGGCTTGCCATTGAATTTCAACTATATCAATGTTGCTTCTGCCAATCCATCCAAACTGTATGCAGTCGTAATAAAATACTCTATCTGAGTAAAAAACTGATTAGATTAAACTGATCGAGCACAAACGTTTGTAGTCCTTGGaccagaaaattaaaaaacaataaTTGTTCACATAAACCAGAAAttcttatccaaaaaaaaacaaaaaattagatCCTACATTAGCCGAAATTCGTGTATAACCTATTTCACAGTTTTCAACTCCATCTTAGATGACTTATGTGACAATCCCAGTTGTAGGATGGTAACCTCTAATTTGTAGTATCTTGTTGTTTGACTTGTTTCGGGCCTTTTGGCCCccatttattaaagaaaaaaaaaatggtgtatAACATGCTTTACATTTTCTTGCAACTACAAAAATCGGCGTTGCTTTATAAAAGTTTTCAACTGGCCGGTCATCAAGGAACCAATAATTAAATTCATGGTCTTCTCACGACCTTTTTGAAAAATACGAAACTTTGAGTCTTTTGACTTCATATAacatatgaatatatgatgGTAGTCATCTGCAAAATTGATATATACTTATTGTTCTTTGATTTCAGTGTCATGATCACCTTTCTTAGCAAAGAGGCCGGCTAGTTGTCCTAGAGGAAACACACAAATGATCCTTACGAGCTCCAACAACATATGAATAAGCTGCAATTGATCGGGTTCCTCCTAGCTAGTTAAACCGAAAGCAACAATTTTGAGTATTATTTCATGCATATTCCAAAAAATTCAAATGGCAAGAGTTGTTGAGGTAGGAAAAATATACAGTGGCAAAAGCTGTAAAACATAATAATACTTTATGAATGGGAAGAATCCACATAGATGATATTAGTAGAGGTTAGATTATTACGATTAAAGATATTAGTTCTTGGTATTTGAACTGAATTTTGTTCACAAATATCAAACTGTTTCATCAAACAGATTTGGATGGAAATGTGGaaatgtacacacacacacacaattaaGGAGTAATTATTACTAGCTAAGCTATCTCTAGCTAGTAGGGAACATAATTATTCCAACTAACAAAGTAGACAAGTTATTTGCATTCATAAATACATAATCTAAAAGCTGCAAATTGCAATTAGCTACTTTAAGAGCTGAAATGTCTCTATGATCACTAAGAACTTGATCAGCAAGGACTGTGTAACAGTAACATAACGCATAATAACACAGGTAAATCTAAGAAATATATCTTGACTGATTGGTAACTTTCACTCGAAGAAAAGAAATATGCATGGATACGCAATTGATCAACACTTCAGAGAAGATACACTATATTATCCTTATAACCTAGCAAACAAATGGCAACTCAGGAAGTTTAGCAGTAAACATTTAGTTAAGAAGACGAGGAAATACATGAATTAATCATTATCTTTCTTGTTGCACTGCAAAAACCCAATAACAATATCTTGAAATCACCATCTTAATTGAAGTTTTCAGCGTGTTACTTAACTTGGTATAAGTAATTAAGCAAACCAAAACGGAAATTAAAGTTTCATGAAGCCATGTCTAACCAGCTAGAAACATAATTATTGATATATATGCAACTAGTTAAAAACTTGAACTATTATTTTAAGAACAAATCAGGGAAATGTTATATATAACGTACCAGTTAAGTTGTTTTTCCTATACCTGCAGGTAAAAACTGATTGCTAGCTAGGAGGCCCTTAGCAATATATTGCTTCAGGTCATCTTGAGGAAGATCAATATTTTGTTAAGAACTCCATCTGAGCCGATCAAGCACTCATCAAGCTGTATGTGATATGTAGTTCTCGATCTATTATGTAACATGTACTGCTATGTTAGGAACTTCTATGTTAGGTTGCTGACTGTGAAGAAGGTAGTGTTTTATTTGCTAGTACAATGTTCCATGttgttttcttaattaattttcaaCTGTCATTTTGTACCACTTCGCTACTCATGATCTAATTAAACATGATCTTTTACTTGAAAAATATGATAGTAAGATGATACCTGACAGGCTGACACTATCTCTACATCCCCCAATTTTCATATTCAAGATAGTATATATTTCAACATCTTCAAATTAACTACCAACAAACCCAAATAAAATTTGAATGGAGCAAATTGCAGTACTACTGAAAACATTTAGCTCTTCTCCTTCATGCATACACTTTCAAAGATAGTAACTAGCCCACTTCAAAATATAAACCCTGCATTGCAGCATAGTGCAAGAAGCTTCTTAATTAAGAATGATATATAATTGAATCGACCGGTCTCAGTTAAACTTGAGGAACGGGCCTGGGTTTTGATCTTGAGAAATCGAGGTGGTTATGAAAATTGAATTAGGGTTATGGTCTTGGTCTTGGTTGGGCATGAAATTTATTGAGCAAGGGTTTAGTAATTCTTGTGCGTTTGGTTTTGGTATGGGAGTGATGGAAATTGAAGTACCAGAATAGTTTTGTTCTTGGGAATTTGAACTACTGAAAGAGAGAAGTGAATTAGTAGTACTACTAGGCTCTTGTTGTTTGGTGGTTATGCCCATCATTGGTGTACTAGGGTTTTCTACTTGCAGCACGTTGTTACCTGTAAATGACTTGATCACGTTTGTTGTCATCTTGCGGTGAAATGACTGCATCTTGGTAGCCCAATTCCCAGTAAAACCCGGAAATTCACCCCCTTCATCCTCGAAACTTG
Coding sequences within:
- the LOC133709536 gene encoding uncharacterized protein LOC133709536 is translated as MSSLAAARADNFYYPPEWTPNQGSLNKFHGQHALRERARKLDQGILIIRFEMPYNIWCGGCNSMIAKGVRFNAEKKQVGNYYSTKIWSFSMKAACCKQEIVIQTDPKNCQYVIISGAQQKTEDFDIEDAETFALPAEEEKGMLADPFYRLEHQEEDLQKKKEAEPVLVRLQRISDDRHSDDYALNKALRAKLRSQKKRVAEEEAASRRMGLRIRLLPAAEEDTATASRMKFSSKFDRNRKDKRALINASSIFPGSSGTSKKALELESKRRKISAAAASSLLAGRVKPSSWSQDSVSSSRHNGSAVKVRRF